One region of Bradyrhizobium diazoefficiens genomic DNA includes:
- a CDS encoding DUF4260 domain-containing protein translates to MDERAAETGSVTGGVNILLRLEGLTLFTGMVMLYVAWGGSWLVFALLFFVPDLSFLAYLSDAKFGALVYNAVHSYLAPVTLMTLGFGLASPLTLSIALIWLAHIGIDRALGYGLKYSAGFGFTHLGRIGRQKDA, encoded by the coding sequence ATGGACGAGCGAGCTGCCGAGACCGGCTCTGTGACAGGCGGCGTCAACATCCTGCTGCGGCTGGAGGGCCTGACCCTGTTCACAGGCATGGTGATGCTCTATGTGGCCTGGGGCGGCTCGTGGCTGGTCTTTGCCCTGCTCTTCTTCGTCCCCGACCTGAGCTTCCTGGCCTATTTGTCGGACGCCAAATTCGGTGCCCTGGTCTACAACGCCGTTCACAGCTATTTGGCACCGGTGACGCTGATGACGCTGGGCTTCGGCCTCGCCTCGCCTTTGACACTGTCCATCGCCTTGATCTGGCTCGCCCATATCGGGATCGACCGGGCGCTGGGCTATGGCCTGAAATATTCGGCCGGCTTCGGCTTCACCCATCTCGGCCGGATCGGACGACAAAAGGACGCCTGA